One part of the Pseudemcibacter aquimaris genome encodes these proteins:
- the pth gene encoding aminoacyl-tRNA hydrolase gives MLLLVGLGNPGKQYEHNRHNIGFMAVDEIIYRHNFSEPKSKFQGLLSEGRLGSEKALILKPMTFMNLSGKSVSEAARFYKIPSEDIFVFYDELDLPAGKIRYKLGGGNAGHNGLKSLDQYINKNYNRIRMGIGHPGDKARVNGHVLGNFSNAERTWLEPLIDAVGRSADKLKSGEGADFLNEVGLILKPNKKD, from the coding sequence ATGTTGCTGCTCGTAGGGCTGGGAAATCCCGGCAAACAATATGAACACAACCGGCATAATATTGGATTTATGGCGGTAGATGAAATCATCTATCGCCATAATTTTTCTGAACCAAAGTCAAAATTTCAGGGGCTCCTATCAGAAGGCCGCCTTGGAAGTGAAAAAGCACTGATTTTAAAACCGATGACATTCATGAATTTGTCCGGTAAATCAGTATCCGAAGCCGCAAGATTTTATAAAATACCATCAGAAGATATTTTCGTGTTTTATGATGAACTTGATCTTCCTGCCGGAAAAATCAGATATAAACTTGGTGGCGGCAACGCTGGTCATAACGGGCTTAAATCTTTGGATCAGTATATAAATAAAAATTATAACCGCATCCGAATGGGTATTGGCCATCCAGGCGATAAAGCACGGGTTAATGGGCATGTACTTGGCAATTTTTCCAATGCCGAACGCACATGGCTAGAGCCACTCATTGATGCAGTCGGGCGCAGTGCTGACAAATTAAAAAGCGGCGAAGGCGCAGATTTTCTAAATGAAGTCGGTTTGATATTGAAACCGAACAAAAAGGATTAA
- a CDS encoding efflux RND transporter permease subunit: protein MGIVKWFVKNPVAANLLMIIILAGGILGMFRVGKIANPPIMGPIVEVSLVYPGAGPEEVEERIIVRIEEAVYNIDGVKRLEARAVDSFGQVLIFAEEGYDLDKLLNEVKARVDAINTFPRTPERPQIRQLKGEQPVLRIAITGNFDERGLKEITRRVRDQISTVEGVNRIDLQGVRNYEVSIEISEFGLQKYGLSFDQVANAVKQSSVNMPAGRVDNEAGQIQIMTRGQSYVEEDFENIVVHKGADGTRVLLKDVATIKDDFEQNKYQLSMDGRRATSLRVIAGDNPDTVKLSRDVNKFLDDVVRPSLPEGTEVIVYNDNSESFASRLNMMLWNLISGLALVFIGLSLFLTPALAGWVCVGILVSFMGTFFMLPYLDMSLNMISLFSFILILGIVVDDAIIVGENVHRQNQKGFLGEEGAIKGATMIAKPVIFSAITTMIFFSPMMFVEGFIKQVVIYIPVVVILTLSFSLFESLLILPSHLRHGYSSVPGRLNRMVTAFFEFFGIRKIFAYLRGKAAAGLSYFVENFYLPSLYAVLKRKGMAIASFICAFMIFVSLQLGGIVGSAFMVNIPGDRIFVVVDYPMGAPYEDLVNAMTELEKSAELLKIDLEKEFPGEEIIHHIEASTNHGQAQAFVNLYLKPSEDRELTIGDIVSRWRAFEPYIPDAKNISWDEGGGSTRLNVRLSSADIAQLEEAKQEMRDKFSSYSSVFYVTDTGAAAESEAVLKLLPKGENLNLSLADLGRQVRQAFYGEEVQRIPRGADDVKVMVRLPESDRRSFDTLDQLRIRTPDGLEVPFNSVATVTYRPAPTQIIRNGRQRNVDVIGIIGEENKTDVANIVSDMRDGFFQEMEEKYPNVDVSFAGGQEEQDDFMQSLAINFIIGLFIVYCLMAVAFKSYSQPFIIMMAIPFGYMGSIVGHIVLGYDITIFSVLGIVAAAGVVVNDNLVLLDYINKLRERGQSVYDAVTYAAGERFRAIFLTSFTTFLGLVPLMLEQSAQAREMVPTVVSLAFGVLFATTVTLFLVPVLYLSIVGFKRRASNLFSKNNAVNQEASVGE, encoded by the coding sequence ATGGGTATCGTCAAATGGTTTGTTAAAAATCCGGTCGCTGCTAATCTTTTGATGATCATCATATTGGCTGGCGGTATTTTGGGGATGTTCAGGGTTGGAAAGATAGCAAATCCGCCCATCATGGGACCAATTGTTGAAGTGTCCCTCGTATATCCAGGTGCTGGTCCCGAAGAGGTTGAAGAACGCATCATCGTCCGCATAGAAGAGGCCGTTTATAATATCGACGGTGTAAAACGACTTGAGGCGCGGGCCGTAGATAGTTTTGGTCAAGTGTTGATTTTTGCGGAAGAGGGGTACGACCTTGATAAATTGCTTAACGAAGTAAAGGCAAGGGTCGATGCAATAAATACATTCCCCAGAACGCCTGAACGCCCACAAATCAGACAGTTAAAAGGTGAACAACCCGTACTTAGGATTGCAATTACAGGTAACTTTGACGAAAGAGGTTTGAAAGAAATCACCAGACGTGTCCGTGATCAGATATCAACCGTCGAAGGTGTAAACCGTATCGATTTACAAGGGGTAAGAAACTACGAAGTATCCATTGAAATATCTGAGTTTGGTCTTCAGAAATATGGATTAAGTTTTGATCAGGTTGCAAACGCAGTGAAGCAATCGTCGGTCAATATGCCAGCAGGACGGGTTGATAACGAAGCCGGACAAATTCAAATCATGACCCGCGGACAAAGTTACGTAGAAGAAGATTTTGAAAATATTGTCGTACATAAAGGGGCGGACGGCACACGTGTTTTATTAAAAGATGTTGCGACCATTAAGGATGATTTTGAACAGAATAAATATCAGCTAAGTATGGATGGTCGCCGTGCAACAAGCCTTAGGGTGATTGCAGGCGATAATCCGGATACGGTAAAGCTAAGCCGTGACGTTAATAAATTCCTTGATGATGTGGTAAGACCCTCATTACCAGAGGGCACAGAAGTTATCGTTTATAATGATAATTCTGAAAGTTTTGCAAGCAGATTGAATATGATGCTTTGGAATTTAATTTCCGGTCTTGCCTTGGTTTTCATTGGGCTTAGTTTGTTTTTGACGCCTGCTTTGGCCGGTTGGGTTTGTGTGGGCATATTGGTTTCCTTTATGGGGACTTTCTTTATGTTGCCGTATCTTGATATGTCCTTAAATATGATTAGTCTGTTTTCATTTATTCTCATATTGGGGATTGTGGTGGATGATGCGATTATTGTTGGTGAAAATGTTCATAGGCAAAATCAGAAAGGCTTCCTTGGTGAAGAGGGGGCCATTAAAGGGGCAACAATGATTGCCAAGCCTGTGATATTTTCTGCTATTACGACCATGATATTCTTTTCACCGATGATGTTTGTTGAAGGCTTTATCAAACAAGTCGTGATTTATATTCCTGTTGTTGTGATTTTAACGCTTTCTTTCTCACTGTTTGAAAGTTTGCTTATCTTGCCATCGCATTTGCGTCATGGTTACAGCAGTGTTCCCGGCAGATTAAACCGCATGGTGACGGCATTTTTTGAATTCTTTGGAATTCGTAAGATATTCGCATATTTAAGAGGAAAAGCGGCAGCAGGTCTTAGTTACTTTGTTGAAAATTTTTATTTGCCATCACTTTATGCGGTTTTAAAACGCAAAGGCATGGCCATTGCGTCTTTTATCTGTGCATTCATGATATTCGTTTCACTGCAGCTTGGTGGTATCGTTGGTTCTGCATTTATGGTCAATATTCCAGGGGATAGAATTTTTGTTGTTGTCGACTATCCGATGGGTGCGCCATATGAAGATCTGGTGAATGCTATGACAGAACTTGAAAAGTCAGCAGAGCTTTTGAAAATTGATCTTGAAAAAGAATTCCCCGGCGAAGAAATAATTCATCATATTGAGGCAAGTACAAACCATGGCCAAGCGCAAGCATTTGTGAATTTATATCTTAAACCGTCCGAGGACCGTGAACTTACAATCGGTGATATCGTAAGCAGATGGCGTGCGTTTGAACCTTATATTCCGGATGCTAAAAACATCAGTTGGGACGAGGGGGGCGGTTCAACACGCCTTAATGTTCGCTTATCATCCGCTGACATTGCCCAATTGGAAGAGGCAAAACAGGAAATGAGAGATAAGTTCTCATCATATTCCAGTGTGTTTTATGTAACCGATACCGGGGCGGCGGCTGAATCAGAAGCGGTATTAAAATTATTACCAAAGGGCGAGAATTTAAATTTGAGCCTTGCTGATCTTGGCCGTCAGGTAAGGCAAGCCTTTTACGGCGAAGAAGTTCAACGTATTCCACGCGGTGCTGATGACGTAAAAGTAATGGTGCGCTTGCCGGAAAGTGACAGACGTTCATTTGATACGCTTGATCAATTAAGAATAAGAACACCTGATGGGTTAGAGGTGCCATTTAATTCGGTAGCAACCGTAACATATCGGCCAGCGCCCACACAGATTATCAGAAATGGGCGTCAGCGTAATGTGGATGTCATCGGTATTATCGGTGAAGAAAATAAAACGGATGTTGCAAACATCGTTAGCGATATGCGTGACGGCTTTTTTCAGGAAATGGAAGAAAAATACCCGAATGTCGACGTCTCATTTGCAGGCGGGCAGGAAGAACAAGATGACTTTATGCAGTCACTCGCCATTAATTTTATCATTGGCCTGTTCATTGTTTATTGTTTGATGGCGGTTGCCTTTAAATCATATTCCCAGCCGTTTATCATTATGATGGCGATACCGTTTGGTTATATGGGTTCAATCGTAGGGCATATCGTACTTGGGTATGATATCACGATCTTCTCCGTTCTTGGGATTGTTGCCGCGGCTGGTGTTGTTGTGAATGATAACTTGGTTTTACTGGATTATATCAATAAGTTACGTGAACGTGGGCAATCCGTATATGATGCCGTTACATACGCAGCCGGGGAACGGTTTAGAGCGATTTTCTTAACATCCTTTACTACTTTCCTTGGGCTTGTTCCTTTAATGCTTGAACAAAGCGCGCAAGCAAGAGAGATGGTCCCAACCGTTGTTTCATTAGCGTTTGGGGTGCTGTTTGCAACGACAGTAACATTGTTCTTGGTACCAGTTTTATATTTATCCATTGTGGGCTTTAAAAGAAGAGCATCTAATCTTTTCTCTAAGAATAATGCAGTTAACCAAGAAGCATCAGTTGGTGAATAA
- a CDS encoding ribose-phosphate pyrophosphokinase — translation MKIISGNSNYPLAESIANHLGMELTKANIKRFSDEEIWVEIQENVRGEDVYVIQPTSYPTNDNLMELLIIIDALKRASAKRIVAVIPYFGYARQDRKPGPRTPISAKLVSNLITTAGADKVLTMDLHAGQIQGFFDIPTDNLFASPVLVEDMQKRYAKEEKLMVVSPDVGGVVRARAYASRLDVPLAIIDKRREKAGVSEVMNVIGDVKGYHCVFVDDIVDSAGTLCNAAGALIEHGGAKSVSAYVSHGVLSGPAIDRINKSAMEHVVTTDSICATDAVKGCKKLIQITIAPLFAKAIRRIHEESSVSVLFN, via the coding sequence ATGAAGATTATTTCCGGGAACAGCAATTATCCTCTTGCTGAATCTATCGCCAACCATCTCGGGATGGAACTTACCAAAGCCAATATCAAGCGATTTTCTGATGAAGAAATCTGGGTAGAAATTCAAGAAAACGTCCGTGGGGAAGATGTATATGTAATTCAACCCACATCATATCCAACCAATGACAATTTAATGGAATTGTTGATTATTATCGACGCGTTAAAACGTGCATCCGCAAAACGTATCGTTGCCGTTATTCCATATTTTGGATATGCCCGTCAGGATAGAAAACCTGGACCACGCACACCGATCAGTGCGAAACTGGTTTCAAACCTGATTACCACTGCTGGGGCAGACAAGGTTCTGACAATGGATCTCCATGCTGGTCAGATCCAAGGTTTCTTTGATATTCCAACTGATAATCTATTTGCGTCCCCTGTTCTTGTAGAAGACATGCAGAAACGTTACGCAAAAGAAGAAAAACTGATGGTTGTTTCACCTGACGTTGGTGGTGTGGTTCGTGCCCGTGCATATGCAAGCCGTCTTGATGTTCCACTAGCGATCATTGATAAGCGCCGTGAAAAAGCAGGCGTTTCCGAAGTGATGAATGTGATCGGTGATGTTAAAGGATACCACTGCGTATTTGTTGATGACATTGTTGATAGTGCGGGAACACTTTGCAATGCGGCCGGTGCCCTTATTGAACATGGTGGTGCAAAATCCGTTAGTGCTTATGTATCGCACGGCGTGCTATCCGGACCAGCAATTGACCGCATCAATAAATCGGCAATGGAACATGTTGTTACCACTGATTCCATCTGTGCGACAGATGCCGTTAAAGGCTGTAAAAAACTAATACAGATTACAATTGCCCCGCTATTCGCGAAGGCGATCAGACGCATTCACGAAGAAAGCTCTGTTTCTGTACTGTTTAATTAG
- a CDS encoding bifunctional helix-turn-helix transcriptional regulator/GNAT family N-acetyltransferase produces MTTAINQKLLHNIRRTTREMVRKFGFMNRTLAGTDYSPSAVHALLEIDERGSCTAKWLSERLYLEKSSISRMLKTLLKNDEIEEYKSENDGREKLIRLSAKGKKTVSGIHAFGNNHASYALSKMDSDDRQIVMNGLELYTSALSPDREVITNNEVTFHSGYTDELIGSVTSLHSRIYSDIAGFGAYFEALVGKYYSEFIMRLDNPKNETWYAVLNGNIIGSISIDGDDLDKGQAHLRWFVVDPTIQSKGTGKQLLQMAMDFCDEQGVDEVHLWTFKGLDAARSLYERHGFKLVIEEWGNRYGKKVLERKYIRSNPLRN; encoded by the coding sequence ATGACAACAGCAATTAATCAAAAGCTCTTACATAATATTAGACGCACTACTCGTGAAATGGTGCGTAAATTTGGTTTTATGAACAGAACCCTTGCAGGGACTGATTATTCGCCAAGCGCGGTACATGCACTGCTTGAAATTGATGAAAGGGGTTCTTGTACTGCAAAATGGTTGTCAGAAAGATTATATCTCGAGAAATCATCCATTAGCAGGATGTTGAAAACATTACTTAAAAATGATGAGATTGAAGAATATAAATCAGAAAATGATGGCCGTGAAAAATTGATACGGTTAAGTGCAAAGGGTAAAAAGACTGTCTCAGGTATCCATGCATTTGGTAACAATCATGCCTCATACGCTTTATCAAAAATGGATAGCGATGACAGGCAAATAGTGATGAACGGGTTGGAACTATACACATCAGCATTATCGCCGGATAGGGAAGTTATCACGAATAATGAAGTTACTTTCCATAGTGGCTATACCGATGAATTGATTGGTAGCGTTACTTCGCTTCATTCAAGGATATATAGCGATATTGCTGGCTTTGGGGCCTATTTCGAAGCGCTGGTTGGTAAATACTATTCTGAATTTATCATGCGACTTGATAATCCAAAAAATGAAACATGGTATGCGGTGCTAAATGGTAATATCATTGGCAGCATTTCTATCGATGGAGACGATCTGGATAAGGGGCAGGCACATTTAAGATGGTTTGTCGTTGATCCAACCATTCAATCTAAAGGAACTGGAAAACAGCTATTGCAAATGGCAATGGATTTTTGTGATGAACAGGGGGTTGATGAAGTGCATCTTTGGACATTTAAAGGTTTGGATGCCGCAAGGTCACTATATGAACGTCACGGATTTAAATTAGTGATAGAAGAGTGGGGCAATAGATACGGTAAAAAGGTATTAGAGCGAAAATACATCCGCTCTAACCCATTAAGAAATTAA
- a CDS encoding class I SAM-dependent methyltransferase, with the protein MTALKDHLISLIRLHGPMTVSAYMTEALTNPQHGYYAKQTPFGTKGDFITAPEISQMFGELIGLWFADLWLKMGSPSKVHLIELGPGRGTLMSDLLRSVNALPDFLNKIDLHFVEASSALKEQQKQKLSAYPNNKYWHDSVKNALDQTAKDDGFAATFIIGNEFLDALPIRQFQKSDLGWHERMINTDESGEGLSYSLSPFPVQDVKLPSDYDDAEMYSVIETCPMGEFITYEISKYFKKHRGAALFIDYGYDKYQTGETLQAVEDHKFTGIFDNPGHADLSAHVNFIKTCDIAREVGIYAAGPTTQGAFLKNMGIDQRAATLLSAASDQQANDIKSGLHRLTSPEEMGELFKVCALSSEKYEMAGF; encoded by the coding sequence ATGACCGCCTTAAAAGACCATTTAATTAGTCTTATCAGGCTGCACGGTCCCATGACAGTTAGCGCTTATATGACGGAAGCACTGACGAACCCACAGCATGGGTATTACGCAAAGCAGACACCATTTGGTACCAAAGGGGATTTTATTACCGCCCCGGAAATAAGCCAGATGTTCGGCGAACTTATTGGATTATGGTTTGCGGATCTTTGGTTAAAAATGGGAAGCCCTAGTAAAGTTCATTTAATCGAACTTGGCCCCGGACGCGGGACATTAATGTCCGATTTATTGCGTAGCGTCAATGCATTACCGGATTTTCTTAATAAAATAGATTTACATTTTGTTGAGGCATCAAGCGCATTAAAAGAACAACAAAAACAGAAATTATCTGCATATCCAAATAATAAATATTGGCACGATAGTGTCAAAAACGCACTGGATCAAACAGCCAAGGATGATGGCTTTGCTGCCACCTTTATTATCGGCAATGAATTCCTTGATGCACTGCCCATCAGGCAATTCCAAAAATCCGATCTTGGTTGGCATGAGCGTATGATAAATACAGATGAAAGCGGTGAAGGTTTATCTTATTCACTTTCCCCTTTCCCTGTTCAAGATGTAAAGTTACCAAGTGACTATGATGATGCAGAAATGTATAGCGTTATTGAAACCTGCCCAATGGGTGAATTTATCACATATGAAATCAGTAAGTATTTCAAAAAACATCGTGGCGCTGCACTTTTCATTGATTATGGATACGACAAATACCAAACCGGTGAAACATTACAGGCAGTAGAAGATCACAAGTTCACAGGTATTTTTGATAACCCGGGGCATGCCGACCTATCTGCCCATGTAAACTTTATAAAAACCTGTGATATTGCCCGTGAAGTTGGCATATACGCAGCAGGCCCCACGACCCAAGGCGCTTTCTTAAAAAATATGGGCATTGATCAGCGAGCCGCAACCTTACTGAGTGCCGCCAGCGATCAACAAGCAAATGATATTAAAAGCGGCCTTCACCGATTAACATCACCAGAAGAAATGGGTGAACTGTTTAAAGTATGTGCACTTTCATCAGAAAAATATGAAATGGCGGGTTTTTAA
- the pgeF gene encoding peptidoglycan editing factor PgeF, with the protein MADFVISKPLSQNNSIKHGFFKRTGGHSDGIYASLNCGTYSGDHKDTILKNRSLACSTFSKNAKLIELHQIHSNKVVVYDENYEIADADGIVTDRRDIALSVVTADCAPVLFADANAGVIGAAHAGWKGAHTGVLDNTVDKMCVLGANRKNITAVIGPCIAQNSYEVGPDFFNAIDNEKYFLSSNNPDHHMFDLSGYVFDKLKGCGIGLIDALNIDTYDKKNDFFSYRRKTHLNENDYGRQISIILQK; encoded by the coding sequence ATGGCGGATTTTGTTATCAGTAAACCTTTAAGCCAGAATAACAGTATCAAACATGGTTTTTTCAAGCGAACTGGTGGCCATTCCGACGGAATTTACGCCTCTTTAAATTGCGGGACATATTCAGGTGATCATAAAGACACGATCCTAAAGAACCGCAGCCTCGCCTGTTCTACGTTTTCTAAAAATGCCAAACTTATCGAGCTTCATCAAATCCATAGTAATAAAGTGGTTGTTTATGATGAAAATTATGAAATTGCTGACGCAGACGGCATTGTGACTGATAGACGAGACATTGCCTTAAGCGTTGTGACCGCCGATTGCGCACCTGTTCTTTTTGCCGATGCAAATGCAGGGGTCATTGGGGCTGCTCACGCAGGTTGGAAAGGTGCACATACTGGTGTGCTTGATAATACAGTTGATAAAATGTGTGTTCTTGGGGCAAATCGAAAAAATATTACGGCCGTAATTGGTCCCTGTATCGCACAAAATTCTTATGAAGTTGGTCCAGATTTTTTCAACGCAATTGATAACGAAAAATATTTCCTTTCATCAAACAATCCGGATCACCATATGTTTGATCTTTCTGGTTATGTATTTGATAAACTTAAAGGATGTGGAATAGGTTTAATTGATGCTCTAAACATCGACACATACGACAAAAAGAATGATTTTTTCAGCTATCGCCGTAAAACACATTTAAATGAAAACGATTACGGCCGCCAGATTTCAATTATTTTACAGAAATAA
- a CDS encoding 50S ribosomal protein L25/general stress protein Ctc, with the protein MANTVIKAEVRTKAGKGSSRAMRREGRLPAVIYGDKKDAVSISVDRVEIVKQMNTGSFLSTTYDVEVEGKKEMVIPRDVQLHPISDWPMHIDFLRLSKNATININIPVHVINEDDCPGIRQGGIVNIVRHEVEFECPANAIPESIEIDLTGAELGDSIHISSVKLPEGVTPTIDDRDFTVATISAPSGLKSAESEEAESDEEHSVEVEATSQKSEDAE; encoded by the coding sequence ATGGCTAATACAGTTATTAAAGCAGAAGTACGCACAAAAGCGGGTAAGGGGTCCTCTCGTGCAATGCGTAGAGAAGGTCGTCTTCCTGCCGTCATTTATGGCGACAAAAAAGATGCCGTTTCTATCAGCGTTGATCGCGTGGAGATCGTTAAGCAAATGAACACTGGTTCTTTCCTTTCAACAACGTACGACGTTGAAGTTGAAGGTAAAAAAGAAATGGTTATTCCACGTGATGTTCAACTACACCCTATTTCTGACTGGCCAATGCATATTGACTTCCTTCGTCTATCGAAGAATGCAACAATTAACATTAACATCCCAGTACACGTAATCAACGAAGACGACTGCCCAGGCATCCGTCAAGGCGGTATCGTGAACATCGTTCGTCACGAAGTTGAATTTGAATGTCCTGCGAATGCAATTCCGGAATCAATTGAAATCGACCTTACAGGTGCTGAGCTTGGTGACAGTATTCACATTTCTTCTGTTAAATTACCAGAAGGTGTGACACCAACGATTGATGACCGTGACTTCACTGTTGCTACAATTTCTGCACCAAGCGGACTTAAGTCTGCTGAATCTGAAGAAGCAGAGTCTGATGAAGAGCATAGCGTAGAAGTTGAAGCGACTTCACAAAAATCTGAGGACGCTGAATAA
- the ychF gene encoding redox-regulated ATPase YchF, giving the protein MGFKCGIVGLPNVGKSTLFNALTNTAQAAAANYPFCTIEPNVGQVPVPDPRLNKIAEIATSKQVIPTQLSFVDIAGLVRGASKGEGLGNQFLGNIREVDAIIHVLRCFEDDDITHVEGVIDPIADAETVETELMLSDMESLEKRKSGLERRIRGQDKEAKKIMEMVERVLKVLEDGLPARKTEVADEEEAKLLKELQLITTKSVLYVCNVSEDDAADGNELSARVAEKAANEAAECVVISAALEAEIAQLDDEEEQKAFLEDLGLGETGLGRVIRAGYDLLQLITYFTAGPNEARAWTITQDTKAPQAAGVIHTDFETGFIRAETIAYDDYIEHNGENGAKDNGKMRLEGKEYIVQDGDVLLFRFAN; this is encoded by the coding sequence ATGGGATTTAAATGTGGTATTGTTGGACTTCCCAACGTTGGTAAATCAACGCTGTTTAACGCGCTTACAAACACTGCGCAAGCGGCAGCGGCAAACTATCCTTTCTGTACGATTGAACCGAATGTGGGACAAGTACCTGTACCGGATCCACGCCTTAATAAAATTGCAGAAATCGCCACATCAAAACAGGTGATCCCTACTCAACTATCGTTCGTTGATATTGCTGGCCTTGTACGTGGCGCATCAAAGGGCGAAGGCCTTGGAAACCAGTTCCTTGGCAACATCCGCGAGGTGGACGCGATTATTCATGTTTTACGCTGTTTTGAAGATGACGACATCACCCACGTAGAAGGCGTGATCGATCCAATCGCCGACGCAGAAACAGTTGAAACAGAACTGATGCTTTCAGATATGGAAAGCCTTGAAAAACGTAAAAGCGGGCTAGAACGCCGCATCCGTGGTCAGGATAAAGAAGCCAAGAAAATCATGGAAATGGTTGAACGCGTACTTAAGGTTCTTGAAGATGGCCTCCCTGCCCGTAAAACGGAAGTTGCCGACGAAGAAGAAGCAAAATTGCTCAAAGAGCTTCAACTGATCACGACAAAATCAGTTCTGTATGTTTGTAACGTATCTGAAGATGACGCCGCAGACGGAAATGAACTAAGCGCACGTGTCGCTGAAAAAGCGGCCAATGAAGCTGCTGAATGCGTTGTCATTAGTGCGGCACTCGAAGCCGAGATCGCGCAACTTGATGACGAAGAAGAACAAAAAGCATTCCTTGAAGACCTTGGTCTTGGTGAAACGGGCCTTGGCCGTGTTATTCGCGCTGGTTATGATCTGCTTCAGTTAATCACTTATTTCACAGCAGGACCAAATGAGGCCCGCGCCTGGACAATTACACAGGACACAAAAGCGCCACAAGCTGCTGGTGTAATACATACTGATTTTGAAACAGGATTCATTCGCGCAGAGACAATCGCCTATGACGATTACATCGAACATAACGGTGAAAACGGGGCCAAGGATAATGGTAAAATGCGTCTCGAGGGCAAAGAATATATCGTACAAGATGGCGATGTTTTATTATTCCGTTTCGCAAATTAG
- a CDS encoding tetratricopeptide repeat protein, whose translation MKKFIAAIFIILLGNSAIAQEQDITPLFKKITEMANTGEAEAAYHLGMFYSNGIGVEQDAKEAFRWFKIAANKNDPLAAYELGAFYAGKHEDVAESDAESAFRTIKKSAQAGYSMAEYDIGVMYLNFSNGTMGARYMERAAKQGHPMAYQTLSLLYFRGDMTARDMIKSRGYLKLFINTVGEATGAQYAGVITQIEENMSAEDIQTSDAFIANWTVEETELSARANKGLMRSFEYAGFRAPQQQMD comes from the coding sequence ATGAAAAAATTTATTGCTGCGATATTTATCATTCTTCTTGGAAATTCTGCTATTGCGCAGGAACAGGATATTACACCGCTGTTTAAGAAGATTACAGAAATGGCAAACACTGGCGAAGCAGAAGCCGCCTATCATCTAGGCATGTTTTATAGCAATGGTATCGGTGTAGAGCAGGACGCGAAAGAAGCATTTCGTTGGTTTAAAATTGCTGCCAATAAAAATGACCCCCTCGCCGCATATGAACTCGGTGCTTTTTACGCCGGAAAACATGAAGACGTCGCAGAATCAGATGCAGAAAGTGCCTTCAGAACCATCAAAAAATCTGCGCAGGCAGGCTATTCAATGGCCGAATATGATATTGGTGTGATGTACCTTAATTTCAGTAATGGTACTATGGGTGCCCGTTATATGGAACGTGCAGCGAAACAAGGCCACCCAATGGCATATCAAACATTATCGCTTCTTTATTTTCGCGGTGATATGACTGCTCGTGACATGATCAAATCGCGTGGGTACTTAAAATTATTTATCAATACTGTCGGCGAAGCTACGGGTGCTCAATATGCTGGCGTCATTACACAAATCGAAGAAAATATGAGCGCAGAAGACATTCAAACAAGTGATGCATTTATTGCAAATTGGACAGTAGAAGAAACAGAACTATCCGCACGTGCCAATAAAGGGTTAATGAGAAGCTTTGAATATGCAGGCTTCCGAGCACCGCAGCAACAAATGGATTAA